The nucleotide sequence CTGACGCGCCCTAATCCAGTCCAGGAGTCTGCCATGGCCAACGGACTCTACAGCCGATACCAGTTTCCGGTACTCACCGCTGCCCACGTGCCCCTCACGTGGCGCTACGACTTTCAACCGCAAACCAACCCATACTTGCTAGAGCGGATTGGCGTGAACGGGGTGTTCAACTCAGGCGCCATCAAATGGCAGGGCAAGTACCTACTAGTAGCCCGCGTGGAAGGCACCGACCGTAAATCGTATTTCGCGGTAGCCGAAAGCCCCAATGGCATCGACAACTTCCGCTTCTGGGACCATCCAGTGGTGCTGCCCGAAACCGCCGAGCCCGATACCAACGTGTACGACATGCGCCTGACCGCCCACGAAGACGGCTGGGTGTATGGCCTGTTCTGCACCGAGCGCCGCGACCCCGCCGCGCCGGACGCCGACCAGTCGGCGGCGGTAGCGGCGTGCGGCATTGCCCGCACCAAAGACCTGATAACTTGGGAACGGCTGGCCGACCTGAAAACCCGCTCGGCCCAGCAGCGCAACGTGGTGTTGCACCCCGAGTTTGTAGACGGCCAATACGCTTTCTACACGCGCCCCCAAGACAGCTTTATTGAGGCTGGTAGCGGCGGCGGCATCGGCTTCGGGCTGTCTGAGTCCATCGAGCAAGCCGAAGTGCACGAGGAAACTGTCATCGACCGAAAGCAGTACCACACAGTGTACGAGGCCAAAAACGGGCAGGG is from Hymenobacter tibetensis and encodes:
- a CDS encoding glycoside hydrolase family 130 protein, translated to MTLSFENRVRALQTAHEALLTRPNPVQESAMANGLYSRYQFPVLTAAHVPLTWRYDFQPQTNPYLLERIGVNGVFNSGAIKWQGKYLLVARVEGTDRKSYFAVAESPNGIDNFRFWDHPVVLPETAEPDTNVYDMRLTAHEDGWVYGLFCTERRDPAAPDADQSAAVAACGIARTKDLITWERLADLKTRSAQQRNVVLHPEFVDGQYAFYTRPQDSFIEAGSGGGIGFGLSESIEQAEVHEETVIDRKQYHTVYEAKNGQGPTPLKTPLGWLHLAHGVRNTAAGLRYVLYMFLTDLHDLTRVTHKPAGYFLAPEGEERVGDVSNVVFSNGWIADDNGQVFIYYGSSDTRMHVATSTIDTLLDYVQHNPADGLTSAASVQAIEALIAHNQEANSVNVGMQARTSIAQL